In one window of Eleutherodactylus coqui strain aEleCoq1 chromosome 10, aEleCoq1.hap1, whole genome shotgun sequence DNA:
- the LOC136579936 gene encoding olfactory receptor 1J21-like encodes MEYSKWINQSSVSVFMIVGLSETADPQILLFLVFLAIYLTTVIGNIMILSVISSDQRLHTPMYFFLANLAAVDIFLSSVTTPKLLVILVTAQKSISYAGCLTQLYFFQLFMVVECYILTVMAYDRYVAICFPLNYNLIMSRAIRIRIVLTCWASGLLNSMVQAVSVCRLDFCSPNKVDHFFCDVTPLFKLSCSDTKVGEGLFMIVVVIAGMGPLIFILVTYGRIIAAVTKISTNKGRRKTFSTCAPHFMVVALYYGSGIFSYIWPSSTYTMDKDVKVVAVLYTIMTPMLNPIIYSLRNREVKQAMRKAMGIPSKPHGN; translated from the coding sequence ATGGAATACTCTAAATGGATCAACCAGTCTTCGGTGTCTGTCTTTATGATTGTTGGCCTTTCGGAAACAGCGGATCCTCAGATTCTCCTCTTTCTCGTCTTCTTGGCCATATACCTCACCACGGTCATAGGAAACATAATGATTCTAAGTGTGATTTCCTCTGACCAAAGACTACACACGCCTATGTACTTCTTTTTGGCCAATCTTGCTGCAGTTGATATCTTCTTGTCTTCTGTCACCACCCCCAAGCTCTTGGTCATTTTGGTCACTGCCCAGAAGTCCATTTCTTACGCAGGATGTCTCACCCAACTCTACTTTTTCCAGCTTTTCATGGTGGTGGAGTGTTACATCCTTACAGTGATGGCTTATGATAGGTATGTGGCCATCTGTTTCCCACTTAACTACAACCTGATCATGAGTAGAGCAATCAGGATCAGGATCGTCCTCACCTGCTGGGCCAGTGGTCTCCTGAACTCGATGGTCCAAGCCGTTTCGGTATGTCGCCTTGACTTTTGTAGTCCAAACAAGGTGGACCATTTCTTTTGTGATGTTACCCCACTCTTTAAGTTGTCTTGCTCTGACACAAAAGTTGGAGAGGGACTGTTCATGATAGTGGTGGTCATTGCGGGGATGGGACCCCTCATCTTTATATTAGTGACCTATGGCCGGATCATTGCTGCAGTTACAAAGATTAGCACCAACAAAGGTCGTCGAAAGACCTTCTCTACTTGCGCCCCTCACTTCATGGTAGTGGCCCTATATTACGGCAGTGGGATCTTCAGCTACATCTGGCCCTCCTCTACTTACACCATGGACAAAGATGTGAAGGTGGTGGCTGTGCTCTACACCATCATGACGCCCATGCTGAACCCCATTATCTACAGCCTAAGAAACAGGGAGGTAAAGCAAGCCATGAGGAAAGCAATGGGAATTCCTTCTAAACCTCATGGTAATTAG